TGGAGTATCCTTCTCCTTTGGAGGTCCAGGTGGAGACTGTGGTACTTGATGATTATGAATTTTATATATGTAATACCGACCAAAATTATCAAAATTATTACATATTAGGACCAAGTATCAGTACACCTCCTTACGCTTTCCACCAAAACCGGAAATTATATTTTCCCGCCAAATCAAAAATTTCATTTGCCACTTCAAAACAGAAAATCACGTTTCCCGTCAAAACCGAAAAATCGCAATTTCCCGTCAGCCTGAAAAATCATGTCTCCCGCCAAAACCGTAAAATCGTGTTTTCCCACCAAAACCGTAATATCACAATTTTCCACCAAAACCAAAAATCATGTTTCCCCGTAAAAATAAAAAAAATTGTGTATTCCTCCAAAAATAAATCATGTTTTCCCACAAAACGTAAAATTGGATTTTTTTCGTCAAAACCATAAAATCACATTTTGACTTTTATTATAGGTGAGATGTCATCACCGCATGTAAGGTGAGGTGTCATCACCACAAATCTTATAAGGATTTTTAACGTTAAAAATCATATATATAATCACAACCTCAAATACAAACATAACTTTTCATGTCGAAACGTAACAAAATACGCAATAAATAATTTAAAAATGATCAAATAAATTATTTTATTTCTTAAAAAGGACACTGCAAAAAAAGTGTTCAAAGTCCAAAAGAGCGGGAAAGGAGATCAGGCGCTTATCAGATCTAATCCCAAAGAGGGCTTTACTTAGGGTTTATAAACACAACACAGCACAAGAGCAAAAAGATCATCACTTTCATCATCCCCTCCTAATCAAAAATGGACAAGTACGAGAAGCTCGAGAAGGTCGGCGAAGGAACCTACGGCAAAGTCTACAAAGCCGTCGAGAAAGACACCGGAAAGCTCGTCGCTTTAAAGAAAACCCGCCTCGAGATGGACGAAGAAGGCATACCGCCAACAGCTCTCCGCGAGATCTCTCTCCTCCAGATGCTCTCCCAGTCAATCTACATCGTCCGCCTCCTCTGCGTCGAACACGTCCTCCAATCAAAAGACTCTTCTTCTTCTTCTCAAAAATCCAACCTTTACCTCGTTTTCGAGTACCTCGACACGGATCTCAAGAAGTTCGTCGATTCGTATAGGAAGGGCGCGAACCCGAGGCCGCTCGAGGCTGATCTTGTGACGAGGTTTATGTTTCAGCTTTGTAAAGGTGTGGCTCATTGCCATAGTCACGGCGTGCTTCACCGTGATCTCAAGCCGCAGAACCTGCTTCTTGATAAGGAGAGAGGGATTTTAAAGATTGCTGATTTGGGTCTTGGTCGTGCTTTCACTGTTCCTTTGAAGTCTTATACTCATGAGATTGTTACGCTTTGGTATAGAGCTCCTGAGGTTCTTCTTGGCTCTACTCATTACTCCACTGGTGTTGACATGTGGTCTGTTGGATGCATCTTTGGTTAGTCTACCCACCACTTGCTTTGATGAGATGTTGTGTCTTTGGTCTTGTACTTGTTTGCCTTATTGATGTTTGTTACTTGCAGCGGAGATGATAAGGAGGCAAGCTCTTTTCCCTGGTGACTCCGAGTTTCAGCAACTGCTTCATATCTTCAGGTATTTTGATGCCACTGATACATGCTCATGAACTGATTTAGGATTATATCGCCAATGTTAATATCTAAACTGAATCTTTAAACATGGTTCTTTCTTTTTGGTGCGTGGAGATTGCTTGGAACACCAACTGAGAAGCAATGGCCTGGTGTGATGACTCTGCGTGACTGGCATGTGTATCCAAAGTGGGAGCCGCAAGACTTGTCAAGTGCTGTTCCTTCTCTATCCCCTGAAGGGGTTGATCTTCTCACGGTATGCTCTTCTTTCTGTTGGGTTTGCTAGTTAATGTCTATTTGTTTGAGTGTGAGATTAAAGTCTGAAGCTTTGAACAAAATGCAGAATATGCTGAGGTACAATCCAGCTGAAAGGATTTCAGCAAAAGCGGCTCTTGACCATCCTTACTTTGACAGCCTTGACAAATCTCAGTTCTGAAGCTGAACTTGTCTGAACAATCATCCTCTGGCAAAATTGCAATCTTGTATTACTGATCAGGCTTCTGCTTGGAGTCTGGAAGTTGATTCCTCAGCATCATCTTGGTGATTTTACTTTTCTGGTGTTTGAGCGATTTCTACGTCCATTTAAATTTTAGATGACAAATTGCAACACAGAGAGATGAATCCAAAATGCTCTGATTATTTTTTCTCAAGCAAGAATCATAGTAGTGTACATAAATGGGAGCTGAATCCCCCAAATGGTTCCTGCTTCATTACAACTACAATTGCTGCTCAAAGACTACAAAGTTCACTAATCACATTACACATAATTTTAGGAAGAAAGCAAGATACAAAGAGATCTCCATAGCTACTCTTTGTATCTTGCTTACCATTTCCTACTATCCATTGATCTTCTGTATCTGCTTACAATATCAGATGATCACATCCTGCTCGCTTGTTATGTAGATACTGT
The DNA window shown above is from Brassica oleracea var. oleracea cultivar TO1000 chromosome C3, BOL, whole genome shotgun sequence and carries:
- the LOC106331319 gene encoding cyclin-dependent kinase B1-2, whose amino-acid sequence is MDKYEKLEKVGEGTYGKVYKAVEKDTGKLVALKKTRLEMDEEGIPPTALREISLLQMLSQSIYIVRLLCVEHVLQSKDSSSSSQKSNLYLVFEYLDTDLKKFVDSYRKGANPRPLEADLVTRFMFQLCKGVAHCHSHGVLHRDLKPQNLLLDKERGILKIADLGLGRAFTVPLKSYTHEIVTLWYRAPEVLLGSTHYSTGVDMWSVGCIFAEMIRRQALFPGDSEFQQLLHIFRLLGTPTEKQWPGVMTLRDWHVYPKWEPQDLSSAVPSLSPEGVDLLTNMLRYNPAERISAKAALDHPYFDSLDKSQF